Genomic DNA from Vespa velutina chromosome 6, iVesVel2.1, whole genome shotgun sequence:
ATTCTATATTTTCATCCTCCTTTGCGCCTGAATCATCCAGAAAATCGTTCATATTTCTATcatcataaaaatgataaaatttgcAAGTACTATTctgaaattgtttttcttttctataaaaaatacttttcgtACGACAATGGCAAGATGGGTAAAcgtttattaatcgattagaatgttttttttcaattttactttttacattAAACACTTCTTCATTATTCGTATCGTAAAAGTCATCATAGATCCTTAATGGATCGTATGGATCTTCTGTAAATCTCGGCATGGAAGAATCTTTAAGAGAACACCTGTTAGAAGGAAGTAAATTCTCTAAGGTTTCCGAAATAATAGGTTCTTCCTGTAAATTCGTATCTTTTCGAACAGGATTAGAAGAGATCTTGGAATTTATACTAGAATCTATACTAGAGCTCGCTAAACCAGATTTAGCGCCAGCAGATTCAACGACGATGCCATATTTTTCACGGAGATACTCATTGtgcttatttgttttttctatacaATTTTCTAATCTCTCGATACCttctaaacattttttaaaagattctGTGGCTACTATAACGTCAGTTTCTTCTaacaattcaatattattatcgataacttTATGACCTTTCAATTCCGTATTGTTTTCGTTTCGCTGAGGATAATATCGTCGATGATTtcctcgttttttctcttgtctctGATGTTTCTCACAAATATTtgtagtattatttatatattcattgagAGAATTCATATTACGCATAAACGTTGTTGCCTCGTTGACGTattcttgtaatattttcctctttaattttacaatacaaTCCTCGTCTCTGTTAATATCTTCACTGCTATCGGAATCACTCCAACTATTTTGAAAACTATTTTTTCCGCAAGACTTGATGCTTTTGTTACTCGATATCTTGACAAAATTAGCCGtagtctttttctcttgcgcACTCGATTGCATTTTGTCTTTGATGTTATCACcttcgttatttatattttcaagatgATCATCCGaaattttgtctttatttattaacaattctCTATCATCCATATAAACAACCTGAGAATCATCATCATTAGCATcgtgcattttctttttaataaaaggcTTAGAAAAAGTTTTACTTTGATTCAATGAATTTGTTTCCGTTGGTCTAATCTGATGTTCTTTTGAAGTTTTGCTATCCATAAAAGtgacttttttcttacaagaattttttaagatattcgatgacttttcttcgaaattaattCGTGCTTCCTGTGAATTATCGATGTTAATTGTATCTTTACttaaaatcaatgatttataattgTGAACAGAAATGGAAGATTCATCGATTGGTTcgatagattttttctttggaaattCTATTTGATCCTTTTCGAAATGATTTGCGAGTGAGATTTCGACGTTATTGTCGCAATTATTTCCTAAtgtaattgaattttctttcttagtaTGAGCGACAACGTCGGGTggacaaatattttcaaaaatttcattctccTCAGGAGTttctgtatttatattattcgaattaCAGATAACATTTTCCTCGTTATAATCAAGACTGTCatctgaaaaattataatcgtgTTCTAGCAGTCTTTTAGAATCTATTCTGGCGATCAAAGACGGAGATTTTAAATCTGTaccttcattattatcgtacataTTATTCGGAAGAAAGACATTGGAATTTAAATTAGGTTCTTTCAAATCTTTAGTACTAACGATCGCGGTACAGTCGTTGTTTAAAGAATTATTCCATGCAAATGTCAACCCGTTAACTGATAATACATTTCTTGGGCGTTGCCACGAAGTTGGAGGAAATGAAATCATCCAATTTTTCCAAATGTCTGTAGCTAATgggttattatatttttttgaaataaacgtTTCTCTAAAGCTTTTGTCTCGGTTAAATGATCGACCACTTTGAAGTGCATAAACCTGTCCCTTGTTCATATCAGTAGCAGATTCTTTTGTATCTGGAACGGAGGAGGTACCTAAAGAATTGGTAAAAGTAACTGATGCTTTCGTAGCTGTGTTTTTAGATGTATTCAACGTATCTTCTTCCGATTGAGTACATATCTTAGAGGTATGCCGAGGatcttcaaatatattttcgattctaaaacatttattatccgTTTGACTGACACTTGATTTTGTTGCAAATTCTTTCACATAACAATCATTACTCATGTCTTcctctttgatatttttcttttcagtttCAGTTTGACATTCATTGTCTTTTAAACGAGataaatctcttttttccgAGATACTTGTCTTATTTAAAGTATCATCAATTATAACAACTTTTGATTCTAAAAGATTTGAGCTTTCGATAGTTATACTAATAGTATCGGGTAAACACATGGAAATAACGTTTCTATCTGATTTTTGTACAGCCGTTGTAAGAATGGATTCTTCAATTACATTgtaattcttttcaaaatattgCGTTGTTTTTTCTTGTACAATTGATTGCTCTGGTGGCTGTTGCGTTTGAATGATAGAATTGACTGCAACAGGAACGGTCACAGTATTCGTTGATTTATCAAAACGATtgacttttttatcgttagcTAAACATAATTCTGTAGTATCTGTATTAGacattttattcgtataagTTCTCATATCATCCAATAATATTttggaattattatttaaagtattCACACCGTATTCGTAAAAATTGAGATCATTCACCAAACACTCTGCATCTTTAGATTCTATGactttgtattttaatttgtcCGTCAATGTTGCAATTTCTTTTACTCTAATAACAGGCGATCTATTGTCCATATTCGTTTGATAACCGTTGTGTTCGTCGGTTAATACACCTACATCTTGACAAACAATTTTTGTCTCGTCCGTTAAAGATGCCGAATCCTTCATACGAATCGTTTGGATTTGTTCCGTTTGCGTATCAACATTGACACGTCGTCGTTTGGCTAGCATCTTTCTCGATATCTCTTGAAGTTTTGTTTTAGCCGTCAAAGAGGACGTCGTTAATCTAACGTCCGTTCCCTCTGGAGGTGAACGAATACCTGAAAGAGACGTTGATGGAGATCCTGTTACACCTGTCATTTCTTCCACTTGTTTCCTGCTCGAATATAATCTTTCCGTAACAGCAGCCACAATCTCCGCTCTCTTCGTCTTTTGTACAGGAGTGTGAACCCTTGTAGATGGATTATGATCCAATGAATCCTTTCTCCTTAAAATCTTATCATTCGTTAAACTCGAAATCAATATCTGTTCGTCTTTCGAACTACTCGAACTACTGTCCTTACTGGTCTTCCTCTTTAAACTTTCTAAACTTGGCTTTCTCgctgtatttttaattttccctATAAGACTTATCACGGATGAATTATCTTTcggatttttttcaaactcaTTACTACCAGTCCTTTGAAGATAATCTCTACTGTCAAATTTGTTAGTATCTTTCCATAGGCTTGTATAGCTATCGCTTTTAGAATTTTCgacttttcctttatttacgAGTTTATTCTCTATGTCGACTTCTTCGGGTACCGTCGTTTGTTTCTCTAAATTCGTATTGGATCTCTCTAGAGTCGCTAGATTATCAcgttttttttgtaatatttcgacAGAACCGAATTTTCTCGACATATACAAGTTCGTAGACGTTTCCGTTGGTGTTGCAACATTAATGGAATCTTGTTTACAaaatttagatttttcttttcttcccaaATGAATGATATTTGAACGAGTAtcgtttatttcattatccAAATCTAGattgaaatgattattttcattttcataatcattGTTCGCAGCTTTGCTTGTACGATTTTCACAGATTTCGCGAAGGTTACTACTTCCTATAAAATCCGACTCGATCGGATAATCGTGTATTTCGTCAGAACAAATCTCTTCGATTTGTGTCGAGTTCTCGTGGAAATTATTATCCGGCTTTATAAGTACTGCAACAAGAGTTGGAATGTCGACGAATACAGCTTCGTTTATCTCTCCGATGAAATTGTTTTCTTCGTCCTTCAATTCTGAAACCTCAgcacgattataactgtaactAGTGATAGTGCTCGTTTTGTAATCGAGACATTCGTATGAACcaaattttctaatagatTTTACGGAGGCATTGTCGTGATTTGTTAAATTCTCAGTTGAATTAACCCTTCTGATTAAAGAAAGAACtccactattactactatcacCAACACTACTAACACCTTCTTTTATATGTTCTATCTGTCTCTTATTTCCCAGCACACTATTTTTCGACGAttgatccttcttttttcccgtATCGTTCGTCTCGGATTCATTttgtaatgattttttatctGGCTCGatgttctataaaaataacaaaatagacGAAACATACGATATAaggtaaataaagaaaatatatgaagcATCTTcgcgatttttaatatataccttCTCTAATAACAAAGATTTCAATCTTGTTATCTCAGCCCTTAATTCACGGATTGTTTTTGCCATGGGATCTTCATTGACCACGGGTTTATTGACCACGCTGTGCGCCCTTTGAGCGAATCGTAACGTATGCGCGGTTTCGTTGTAATTTTCACTGGCTGGTGATACggctataaataattatgaataattgaatattcttgtttgttttgtaataaaaaaacgcttatatatatatacatatatagatctGTTATATAAGATTATTGCCTTTAAATGTTTCCATAGAAAGCATGTAATTGTaaagtaaatgataaaaaggctacaaacataaatatttacttgcGAACATAACGGTGGTAGCATTTCCACCGAGTGCGTCCTTCAGAAGCCAAGTAAGCGAAGAATCTCTATAAGGTATATACCTTCTACTGGAACCACTAGCACCTGAGACTTTCCCCGTTAAAGCCGAAATAACATTGCCCAATGCTAccaaacttttatttatattcgcaCCTTCCTACACAAAAAGACATTGTATGTTGTTAATTACGTTTCTAGATATATCTTATGAATTGTAAATACACGCATGTTATAgcgaatgaattattattgttattatttttattatgttttattacgatatatatgtttaaaaaaagtcaataatcgaaaataaatttatctatttatttttttgttttgttttatttgtagtttaataaaacgaagttTCTAGAGCAATATTGATTTCTTAATacttacgataatatcgtaagatatctattatctttttttttttaatagaataacTCACTTTTAGTCGATGTACACCATCGCACCTTTGAGCGTTTTCGCTACCGGCTAGATCGACCAAATGCAGCTTACTGCCGTTATTGCGAGGTGTGACGTCGTTGCGCTTAGAAAAGGACGCGCCATCGTTGTATTTTCTATTGGTATTTTCATCATTCGTTGATTGTTGTCCTGTCGTAGCTGTCGTCGTTGATATCTCCggattaagaaaaattgtgaGCAATGCGTGACTACGACTACTGCTGGAATTTTGTAACGTTGCGGCTGTCTTTCTGGCTTTTGTACCTCCCTCGACGTATGACATTAACGTTTCTAATGTATTAGCTACGTGATACGTCAATCCTtgcgatagaaaataattattttttaaattaatttttaatcgttcgataGAATCTAAGGAgtatctttatctttgtcgATTACAATAgaatctttaattattatgaaataataaattatttttatgtatcatataaaattattgaaaattgtaaatattttatatagaaaaatatatttgctctatgaaaatgatgatttatattgtattaataatgtatttttttataccttGGACGTAAGGACCTAGTCGAGGATGTTCACGAACTCTTAGACTATGGCTACTCGAGGATGGTTTTAAAAGATCTCTCACGCGTTCgttataaatttctaaatagCTAAAACAGTAACAATCatgttattatatgtatatatatatatatatttttatatacgtttaaataataccataataacgaatgaattattaagaattttttttcattctttttacttttcatccGTACCAATTATCATCCTCACAATTGATTTTCACAACGACGTAGATTATATTATCGTATCTTTCGTCGAAATTCTAAAGTCTTTGATAGataatatgttattaattaagacTCGATAACAAGGCGTGAAAGTCATTTATCAGAAGCTTTTAACTTTTCGAGTAGTTCGCGAAATTAGAGACGAATTTCtaaggaagataaagaaaaaaaaaaaaaaatagatagtgATAAAAGCAGGTGTCCGCAAAAACGAAAGCGATGGCGACGTCGTATAACACGTTTTCGTGTCTAACGGTTATTACGCTGCTGGAATAAGAATCGATTTGCAATCTTCACTCTCGCCATTACATCGGCGACGAGCGGTagtaatttaaaacaaaaagaaaaaaaaataagtaacatTTTGGCCGCGAACTCATCGAACAGTTTAATAGTCGCGTAAAAGAACGATCGAAACATGACCTTCGACTCGATTCATCGATCTTCTCTTTGCACTCtgctgttttttcttttttttttttacataaaacgcaatattctctctttaggtcagacaaattttttcaatatatatatatatatatatatatatatatatgtaataaataaatatatatatatatatatatgtaataaataaatatatatatatataataaaaagaaagaaatcacaGAAAGGATTTCACGGTATTGCAAtacatcattatattttcttagacGTGTTGCGTGCATCATCTTCACGTTTCGAAAGAGCGTGCTAGCAAAAGATCATTGCATTTTATTCCAAGAATTCATTAGATTATAACGGCCCTGTATCATGCTATTGGTATTGATATCAAACATTGGTGTAGAATATTGCTCGAAACTTTGCGTCTCTTTCATGCGATAATCATTTCCATAAAGATTTACGATCGGCTTTATTGTAGAACTgtgatgagaaaataaaataaaatcctaCAATTGGGCATAATTTACCCGTCTAAGTTATGCTCGTAAGGGCTAACAATAACATCCTTAAGAATCCTGTTCACTCGGCAAAGGTTCAAGCAAAGTTTCTCCCGCTACCCACTAACCTACTTAACGATTTTACGTCCATGACTGTCTTTACGAAGACAAGCAGTACCCATTTATAcgtacattacatatatatcactaaattaaaaaaagaatttctttctttctttctttctttcctatgaataataataataataattatcgtgtTAAAACGTATCCTCGTTTAACTCTTCGTTCTCGAATTATCATAATTCCTGTTATAActaaagattattttctaattcaaaCACTACCAGCattgttatcaatattatctttttttaattatacttactaataaatatgtgtaagtttcaataatatcgttacttTTGATAAGTTTCGTATAGATGttatctatttgtttttttacgtgtacgtatatgtTTACGTGTTGTTATTCTAGTAATGCGCTGGTAGTTGAAACGTAAAGGGTTAACATCTTTTAGCTGGTACAGTTATCGCTATATATTCGTTCACGTGCAACCGTACACACAACAAAATTTAGCGTTTACCTTGAGTAAGATTTCAAGTTGAGATTTAAACTCtatctaattatttaacaCGTGACTCCTTTCTCCACGTTTCCCCATTCTATTTCTTACCACAGCTTTTAAACAGTTTTTCATTTCGTAGTCATATTATAAAGTTTCTTCCTTGATTAAATGCACGTTAGCGTTTCTTATCacattcgtcttttttttcattctttaattACTCCTGGttgttcttttataatatataactacGATGTACTATATTATAGGTATTCATTCTTCAAGGACATCACTACCACGACGAactctgttattttttttttctttaagaataaCACACGTGTGATCATATCTCCCATCGATTTACAATTAAACACAATAAACTTGAACGATGCGTTATAagggaatatatttaaattccaACAATTATatctcaatctttttttttttttcttttaactctcATTCAGCTCTTctctaaattatttttgaccGACAAATGTGATAGTCCGATTTCATTAacgtaattttgaaaatatatctaaaaatacgatatacgtataattacGAAACACATAAGAGTTAAAAGTTCGATTTCATTAGctgattgaaaaaagaaaaataaatggaggCACAAATAATTAGAGaataagacagagagagagagtgtatgtgtgaaagagagagagagagagagatagagagagagagagaaagagagagagagagagagagagagagagagagagggagagggagagagagtgagctTGCGTCCGTTTAGGATTGCGAGTCACGAGGCACTGACTAAGACTATAAGACACATCCAGGCCAGCGAGGGATAGAGCTTACAAGTTTGCAAGCTCAACTTATACGTCTCAAACTCTACCCTCTACCTCTACCCTCTCTCTTAACTATCGTTTAGCATTTTCTACCCACGTAACAACAAAGCTAGATCTTTCGTCTAAAACttaacatattcttttttgtttccgtTGATGGTTTCTCATGTAGAGAAtgatcagaaaaaaagaacacgaaACCAATTGATGTACACTTAAGGAAACACGATACATTTGACGATATATTCTACAGTagcaaaaaatttgtttataggatctatttcttttacattatttatcatttaactGGAAATAGTGTTTTTGATACTTTGCAATGATTTGATTTATATGATGCCCTCCTTAAGACACGAAGGGAAAggacaattatttttctatttatagaaaatattgaatttatatataggtatatatgtaaaatgtctataagattaatattcgttcgttttctacGAAAAACACATTCAATTGTGCGATAACAAAACGATTATTCCTCCTCATCTATTGATCGAAAATCCGATCAAGCAAGAAAATACGATGTATGTACTTGAAACGTGATCcgtagaaaataatagataaaattgaACCGATAGGCGAACCTTGACCAAAACCAAACATTACCGTCATCGATAGCCAATCTATCTAACAATAAGTAAGCTACAGACATAAATCGGTATGAGTATTCGTGAGAAAGGTGTCGAATCTGCGATCTTTCCCACGATTATCAAATAGGAATATTAACGCGATCAGAAAATCAAGGTCGTCTAGGGGCTTAAAATTCTATGTGAATCCACAAATGCTATTTGGTGTTATCGtaagaattttcaaaattcataAGACGTTCACATGTTACAATTTTCAAAGGGAAAGtgtgaaatatataatcgttCATCTTGAGATCATTGGACTATTTTCCATCGTTTTTCATTACTGTGAGCTATCGAAAACGAGCTGTCTGATCGTTGAGAGGTATCATCAATCAAGTCTGCAGTATATCCTGCACGGCAATGGTTTTCTTCAAAAGATGTAACtaaactctatatatatatatatatatatatatatatatatatatatatatatatgtatgcatatatattcatatacattgATCTTTCGTCTAATGCTTATTCATGATTTCAAACACATTTGGTTTGCTTTGTCGAGATTCATTCGATTTTTGATTTCTATAATATGTGAATCTTATATGCTATTTAGAGAACTCCtttgaaatttgtatattatatatgcaagAAGAGGTAAAAATTAtgagatgattttaaaaatcaattactctttttcgagACCTTTTAGGCTTGTAGTTAGATTAATTGTcttacaatttgaaaaaaaaatttgtctaagaaattctgaaaaaaattaattgatttttaaagtcacacgcgcgcacacacactcatacacacacatatatatacacacgcacacacatatatatatatatataaccaccTGATTGAGACGtggaagatattttctttcaatttttcttctcttatacgAGCAAAGATACCCTTGCAAAGTCGTGGCGTTAGTCCTGGATCattctacgaaaaaaaaagaatagcaTAATTCTTAAAGAATTTGTTAActtacatattaattaataatttgtataccTCCGTTCCCATGATAGTAT
This window encodes:
- the LOC124949896 gene encoding uncharacterized protein LOC124949896 isoform X3, encoding MSYVEGGTKARKTAATLQNSSSSRSHALLTIFLNPEISTTTATTGQQSTNDENTNRKYNDGASFSKRNDVTPRNNGSKLHLVDLAGSENAQRCDGVHRLKEGANINKSLVALGNVISALTGKVSGASGSSRRYIPYRDSSLTWLLKDALGGNATTVMFATVSPASENYNETAHTLRFAQRAHSVVNKPVVNEDPMAKTIRELRAEITRLKSLLLEKNIEPDKKSLQNESETNDTGKKKDQSSKNSVLGNKRQIEHIKEGVSSVGDSSNSGVLSLIRRVNSTENLTNHDNASVKSIRKFGSYECLDYKTSTITSYSYNRAEVSELKDEENNFIGEINEAVFVDIPTLVAVLIKPDNNFHENSTQIEEICSDEIHDYPIESDFIGSSNLREICENRTSKAANNDYENENNHFNLDLDNEINDTRSNIIHLGRKEKSKFCKQDSINVATPTETSTNLYMSRKFGSVEILQKKRDNLATLERSNTNLEKQTTVPEEVDIENKLVNKGKVENSKSDSYTSLWKDTNKFDSRDYLQRTGSNEFEKNPKDNSSVISLIGKIKNTARKPSLESLKRKTSKDSSSSSSKDEQILISSLTNDKILRRKDSLDHNPSTRVHTPVQKTKRAEIVAAVTERLYSSRKQVEEMTGVTGSPSTSLSGIRSPPEGTDVRLTTSSLTAKTKLQEISRKMLAKRRRVNVDTQTEQIQTIRMKDSASLTDETKIVCQDVGVLTDEHNGYQTNMDNRSPVIRVKEIATLTDKLKYKVIESKDAECLVNDLNFYEYGVNTLNNNSKILLDDMRTYTNKMSNTDTTELCLANDKKVNRFDKSTNTVTVPVAVNSIIQTQQPPEQSIVQEKTTQYFEKNYNVIEESILTTAVQKSDRNVISMCLPDTISITIESSNLLESKVVIIDDTLNKTSISEKRDLSRLKDNECQTETEKKNIKEEDMSNDCYVKEFATKSSVSQTDNKCFRIENIFEDPRHTSKICTQSEEDTLNTSKNTATKASVTFTNSLGTSSVPDTKESATDMNKGQVYALQSGRSFNRDKSFRETFISKKYNNPLATDIWKNWMISFPPTSWQRPRNVLSVNGLTFAWNNSLNNDCTAIVSTKDLKEPNLNSNVFLPNNMYDNNEGTDLKSPSLIARIDSKRLLEHDYNFSDDSLDYNEENVICNSNNINTETPEENEIFENICPPDVVAHTKKENSITLGNNCDNNVEISLANHFEKDQIEFPKKKSIEPIDESSISVHNYKSLILSKDTINIDNSQEARINFEEKSSNILKNSCKKKVTFMDSKTSKEHQIRPTETNSLNQSKTFSKPFIKKKMHDANDDDSQVVYMDDRELLINKDKISDDHLENINNEGDNIKDKMQSSAQEKKTTANFVKISSNKSIKSCGKNSFQNSWSDSDSSEDINRDEDCIVKLKRKILQEYVNEATTFMRNMNSLNEYINNTTNICEKHQRQEKKRGNHRRYYPQRNENNTELKGHKVIDNNIELLEETDVIVATESFKKCLEGIERLENCIEKTNKHNEYLREKYGIVVESAGAKSGLASSSIDSSINSKISSNPVRKDTNLQEEPIISETLENLLPSNRCSLKDSSMPRFTEDPYDPLRIYDDFYDTNNEEVFNVKSKIEKKHSNRLINVYPSCHCRTKSIFYRKEKQFQNSTCKFYHFYDDRNMNDFLDDSGAKEDENIELSSSILMKPIRYYEHLGKSFEDNGFPRLMTNTFLRCTKNETLNFANSRIFHRATVTDTKPYSWERWRYRPESPRAKFLELLHERRRIVENSRDVTF